In a genomic window of Melopsittacus undulatus isolate bMelUnd1 chromosome 1, bMelUnd1.mat.Z, whole genome shotgun sequence:
- the NQO2 gene encoding ribosyldihydronicotinamide dehydrogenase [quinone] isoform X1, which produces MNCSAASDSQERSLKSFQEMAGRKVLIVYAHQEPKSFNGSLKRVAVEELSKQGCSVMVSDLYAMQFEPRATRNDIVGCLHNSEEFNYGMETLEAYKRGGLSSDLIEEQKKVQEADLMIFQFPLYWFSMPAIMKGWMDRVLVPGFAHEFPNCYDSGLLKNKLALFSFTTGGSEEMYAKGGINGDIRYLLWPMQHGIMHFCGVKVLAPHICFAPEYVSEEKRKEILIAWAQRLRTLWNEEPIICSPEWYFK; this is translated from the exons ATGAATTGCTCA GCCGCATCGGATTCCCAGGAGAGAAGTTTGAAGAGCTTCCAGGAAATGGCAG gGAGAAAAGTCCTGATAGTCTATGCACATCAAGAGCCCAAGTCTTTCAATGGATCTTTGAAGAGGGTTGCTGTGGAAGAGCTGAgcaagcagggctgcagtgtcATGGTGTCTGATTTATATGCAATGCAGTTTGAACCAAGAGCAACGAGAAATGACATTGTTG GCTGTTTGCACAACTCAGAAGAGTTCAATTACGGCATGGAAACACTGGAGGCTTACAAGAGAGGAGGTTTGTCCAGCGATCTCATTGAAGAGCAAAAGAAGGTGCAGGAAGCAGACCTAATGATTTTTCAg TTTCCCTTGTACTGGTTCAGCATGCCAGCAATCATGAAGGGCTGGATGGACAGAGTCTTGGTCCCAGGATTTGCTCATGAATTTCCAAACTGTTATGATTCCGGTTTGCTCAAG AACAAATTAGCCCTGTTTTCTTTCACCACTGGAGGAAGCGAAGAGATGTATGCAAAAGGAGGTATCAATGGCGATATTCGCTATCTCCTGTGGCCCATGCAG CATGGAATTATGCACTTCTGTGGTGTCAAAGTCCTTGCACCTCACATCTGCTTCGCTCCAGAGTATGTCTCtgaagagaagaggaaggagataCTGATTGCCTGGGCTCAGCGTCTGAGGACTCTTTGGAATGAAGAGCCCATAATCTGCTCTCCTGAGTGGTATTTCAAGTAA
- the NQO2 gene encoding ribosyldihydronicotinamide dehydrogenase [quinone] isoform X2, whose protein sequence is MAGRKVLIVYAHQEPKSFNGSLKRVAVEELSKQGCSVMVSDLYAMQFEPRATRNDIVGCLHNSEEFNYGMETLEAYKRGGLSSDLIEEQKKVQEADLMIFQFPLYWFSMPAIMKGWMDRVLVPGFAHEFPNCYDSGLLKNKLALFSFTTGGSEEMYAKGGINGDIRYLLWPMQHGIMHFCGVKVLAPHICFAPEYVSEEKRKEILIAWAQRLRTLWNEEPIICSPEWYFK, encoded by the exons ATGGCAG gGAGAAAAGTCCTGATAGTCTATGCACATCAAGAGCCCAAGTCTTTCAATGGATCTTTGAAGAGGGTTGCTGTGGAAGAGCTGAgcaagcagggctgcagtgtcATGGTGTCTGATTTATATGCAATGCAGTTTGAACCAAGAGCAACGAGAAATGACATTGTTG GCTGTTTGCACAACTCAGAAGAGTTCAATTACGGCATGGAAACACTGGAGGCTTACAAGAGAGGAGGTTTGTCCAGCGATCTCATTGAAGAGCAAAAGAAGGTGCAGGAAGCAGACCTAATGATTTTTCAg TTTCCCTTGTACTGGTTCAGCATGCCAGCAATCATGAAGGGCTGGATGGACAGAGTCTTGGTCCCAGGATTTGCTCATGAATTTCCAAACTGTTATGATTCCGGTTTGCTCAAG AACAAATTAGCCCTGTTTTCTTTCACCACTGGAGGAAGCGAAGAGATGTATGCAAAAGGAGGTATCAATGGCGATATTCGCTATCTCCTGTGGCCCATGCAG CATGGAATTATGCACTTCTGTGGTGTCAAAGTCCTTGCACCTCACATCTGCTTCGCTCCAGAGTATGTCTCtgaagagaagaggaaggagataCTGATTGCCTGGGCTCAGCGTCTGAGGACTCTTTGGAATGAAGAGCCCATAATCTGCTCTCCTGAGTGGTATTTCAAGTAA